One region of Vallitalea okinawensis genomic DNA includes:
- a CDS encoding glycoside hydrolase family 88 protein: MEFIKNVINEPVNNVQRFLDFKINKQDFINEMDFIISKIEEMSEEFSDDVFPSAVTMKNKYSQEFNGGGWTQGFWSGMIWLAYEWTDDEKYKKIGESHVQSFKKRLDGRLGIDHHDLGFLYSLSCVAPYKINGNEEAKKVAIGAADYLSRRYVKSIGIIDRGKRPGIIPDDESQFIIDCSMNVHLLFWASEVTGNPKYYQMAYEHMKQAAEHALREDASTFQEVNFNKNTGKVVAKTVGQGYSDTSSWARGQAWAIYGFALTYGYTKDKGMLEIARKMANYYLNRLPDDDICGWDLVFTENDCQRDTSAATPAICGLLELSKHLPVSDSDKMIYEKAALKMLKTLSKHYTTKKIPHSNGILLHGVYAYKRNTNIDDLCIWGDYFYTEALMRVLKVWNKYW, translated from the coding sequence ATGGAATTCATTAAAAATGTGATAAATGAACCGGTTAATAATGTGCAACGCTTTTTAGATTTTAAAATAAATAAGCAAGATTTTATTAATGAAATGGATTTTATAATAAGTAAGATAGAAGAAATGAGTGAAGAGTTTTCAGATGATGTATTTCCATCAGCTGTAACAATGAAAAATAAATATTCGCAAGAATTTAATGGTGGTGGATGGACTCAAGGTTTTTGGAGTGGAATGATTTGGCTTGCTTATGAATGGACTGATGATGAAAAGTATAAAAAGATAGGTGAAAGCCATGTACAGAGTTTCAAAAAAAGATTAGATGGAAGACTTGGAATTGATCATCATGATTTAGGGTTTTTATATAGTTTATCATGCGTTGCACCTTATAAAATTAATGGTAATGAAGAAGCAAAAAAAGTTGCTATAGGTGCTGCGGATTACTTGAGTAGAAGGTATGTTAAATCTATAGGTATTATCGATAGGGGAAAAAGACCTGGTATTATTCCAGATGATGAATCTCAATTCATTATTGATTGTAGCATGAATGTGCATTTATTGTTTTGGGCAAGTGAAGTTACAGGAAATCCTAAATATTATCAGATGGCATATGAACACATGAAGCAGGCAGCAGAGCATGCTCTTAGAGAAGATGCTTCAACATTTCAAGAAGTGAATTTTAATAAAAATACAGGGAAAGTAGTTGCTAAAACAGTAGGTCAAGGGTATAGCGATACATCTAGTTGGGCTAGGGGGCAAGCATGGGCTATCTATGGGTTTGCACTGACTTATGGCTATACAAAAGATAAAGGAATGCTTGAAATTGCTAGAAAAATGGCCAATTATTATCTCAATAGACTTCCTGATGACGATATATGTGGATGGGATTTAGTATTTACAGAAAATGATTGCCAAAGGGACACTTCAGCTGCTACTCCAGCTATATGTGGATTGCTAGAGTTATCTAAGCACCTTCCAGTATCAGATTCAGATAAAATGATTTACGAAAAAGCAGCTTTAAAGATGTTAAAAACACTCTCAAAACATTATACTACCAAAAAAATACCTCATTCAAATGGAATTCTACTTCATGGTGTATATGCTTACAAAAGAAACACAAATATAGATGATCTTTGTATTTGGGGAGATTACTTTTATACTGAAGCGTTAATGAGAGTCCTTAAAGTCTGGAATAAATATTGGTAG
- a CDS encoding ASKHA domain-containing protein, which translates to MSILRNIIVKPNKERTLNAMECYVDSSIYHEVSNRYDEILPQVMKAIEPIIAYQLNENNNKERLGNIFNYCTSLVSIVVTLGHKVCELSSEAMENDHYLEGFMIDAILDDLTFSLENKAYETIKLDFEKRGLHLTRRLYPGDGEIPLEYQEILLKEVDPQQQLNMCVTTGFMLNPAKALSFVCGVNEEILPSDIDSGHNCIECQHAMKCKWRNKSIELTVIDDKNHYKIPVYCHTNLLDILSENNILIPSPCGGNGTCGKCTIKLIKGRLTPSDIDLTFFTQNQIKEGYRLACGAVIEESCTVELINPYDQMDVLEDYDRELILPKVLRESSDSREDKSNLGIAIDIGTTTIAIQLIYLKTGEILNSYSCLNSQSKYGADVISRIQNANSGYLTELSVLIKKDILKGIEELLQNEESEKVRHITIVGNTTMFHLLLGLSCDTLGIFPFEPVTVELMEYDFQQLLGTNLLHCDVTLLPGISTFVGADIISGIYYSDLNKQESISLFIDIGTNGEMAIGNHHKIIASATAAGPAFEGGNISSGVGSVPGAIRNIKYTHPYFNFGTIADDPPIGLCGSGILDFMAEGLNHGWIDSTGALQAPFDGDEVCIGGDTITVTQKDIREIQLAKAAIRAGIESLIKEYECCYDDIQHVFLAGGFGVNLNVDSAVKIGLIPKALQNRIKSIGNSALGGAVKYLLDHKGKENTLKIVSHTRSIVLSDIHGFNELFMEQMFFDQE; encoded by the coding sequence ATGAGTATACTAAGAAACATTATAGTTAAGCCAAATAAAGAAAGAACATTAAATGCAATGGAATGTTATGTAGATAGCTCTATTTATCATGAGGTAAGCAATCGATATGATGAAATTCTGCCTCAAGTAATGAAAGCTATTGAGCCTATTATCGCTTATCAACTTAATGAGAACAACAATAAAGAGAGGTTAGGTAACATATTTAACTATTGTACCTCCCTTGTTTCTATAGTTGTTACCTTAGGTCATAAGGTATGCGAATTAAGTTCAGAGGCGATGGAAAATGATCATTACCTTGAAGGTTTCATGATTGATGCTATTTTGGATGATCTCACCTTCAGTTTAGAAAATAAGGCTTATGAGACAATTAAGCTGGATTTTGAAAAAAGAGGTCTACACTTGACAAGAAGATTATATCCTGGTGATGGTGAAATCCCTCTAGAATATCAAGAAATTCTCTTAAAAGAAGTTGATCCACAACAACAGTTAAACATGTGTGTAACAACTGGTTTTATGCTTAATCCTGCTAAAGCTTTGTCTTTTGTATGTGGAGTTAATGAAGAAATATTACCTTCAGATATAGATAGCGGTCATAATTGTATAGAATGCCAGCATGCTATGAAGTGTAAATGGAGAAATAAAAGTATCGAATTAACTGTTATAGATGACAAAAACCATTATAAGATTCCTGTATATTGTCATACAAACCTCTTAGATATACTTAGCGAGAACAATATTCTTATACCCTCACCTTGTGGTGGGAATGGTACTTGTGGTAAATGTACCATTAAACTTATTAAGGGAAGATTAACACCTTCAGATATAGATCTAACGTTTTTTACTCAAAATCAGATCAAAGAAGGCTATCGATTAGCCTGTGGAGCTGTTATTGAAGAAAGTTGTACTGTAGAGTTAATAAATCCATATGATCAAATGGATGTACTGGAGGATTATGACCGAGAGTTAATACTTCCTAAAGTTTTGAGAGAGAGTAGTGACAGTAGGGAAGATAAGTCTAACCTTGGTATAGCTATTGATATTGGTACAACAACAATAGCTATACAGCTAATCTATTTAAAGACTGGCGAAATCCTTAACAGTTATTCATGTTTGAATTCTCAATCCAAGTATGGAGCGGATGTCATTAGTAGAATTCAAAATGCCAATAGTGGATACTTAACAGAGTTAAGTGTGCTCATTAAGAAGGATATATTAAAGGGAATAGAGGAGCTACTTCAAAATGAAGAGAGTGAAAAAGTAAGACATATTACTATTGTCGGAAATACCACTATGTTCCATCTATTATTAGGATTATCCTGTGACACATTAGGAATTTTCCCTTTTGAACCTGTTACTGTGGAATTGATGGAGTATGATTTTCAGCAATTACTTGGTACCAATTTGCTTCATTGCGATGTAACTCTATTACCAGGTATATCAACCTTTGTAGGTGCTGATATTATTTCTGGTATATATTATAGTGATCTCAATAAGCAAGAGTCTATCAGTTTATTTATTGATATTGGTACGAATGGAGAAATGGCAATAGGGAATCATCATAAGATTATTGCTTCAGCGACAGCGGCCGGACCAGCTTTTGAAGGAGGGAATATCTCCAGCGGAGTTGGAAGTGTACCTGGTGCTATCAGAAATATAAAATATACCCATCCCTATTTCAATTTCGGAACCATCGCCGATGACCCACCTATTGGATTATGCGGTAGTGGTATCTTAGATTTTATGGCTGAGGGATTAAATCATGGATGGATTGATTCGACAGGAGCATTGCAAGCCCCATTCGATGGGGATGAAGTTTGTATTGGTGGAGATACCATAACAGTAACACAAAAAGATATTCGAGAAATACAGTTAGCAAAAGCGGCGATAAGGGCTGGTATTGAATCATTGATTAAAGAGTATGAATGCTGTTACGATGATATACAGCATGTCTTTCTAGCAGGAGGTTTTGGCGTTAATCTGAATGTGGATAGTGCTGTTAAAATAGGTCTTATCCCAAAGGCGTTACAAAATAGAATAAAGAGTATTGGCAATTCGGCATTAGGCGGAGCTGTTAAGTACCTTTTAGATCATAAAGGTAAAGAAAATACGTTGAAGATTGTGAGCCATACTAGAAGTATCGTATTGTCAGATATTCATGGATTCAATGAATTATTTATGGAGCAAATGTTTTTTGACCAGGAGTAA
- a CDS encoding uroporphyrinogen decarboxylase/cobalamine-independent methonine synthase family protein, with translation MNTTFSITQEERHYLRELAKKQLEYANLSIMDERKKLWYAHNGLKGERPVIVMEMDTFKRDLLPAFKCHSKAAIEIEKNLLIPIINHELIDDDKVVPNYYTVYSKIHINEFDFNIRKQYAVDATGREVGFTQEHPIKNLPVDLPQLKHSTYHVDREYTYAWKSFVEEVIGDILPVKLKNDKLKWHVVPSRMIVDLMGLENMMYAMMDYPEELHQLYEFIKNDILNFIKWQEKEGLLSLNNKNDYAGAGSYGFTNELPSNDFDKTQLVTTKDIWVNMNSQESVGISSSMYGEFIFPYYRDLAKEFGLVYYGCCEPVHDIWDDYISKLPNLRKVSVSPWCNEEFMGNALKGENIIYSRKPSPNFIGVGQFDEVEFKEHISHTLNAAKGCHLEIIFRDIYTLSGEKDKPRKAVKILRELIEDIW, from the coding sequence ATGAATACAACCTTTTCTATTACTCAAGAAGAACGACATTATTTAAGAGAACTTGCAAAAAAGCAGTTAGAGTATGCTAATCTTTCCATAATGGATGAGAGAAAGAAGCTCTGGTATGCTCATAATGGTTTAAAAGGAGAACGGCCAGTCATTGTTATGGAAATGGATACTTTTAAGCGAGATCTACTACCTGCTTTCAAATGCCATTCAAAAGCAGCTATTGAAATCGAAAAAAATTTGCTAATACCAATCATTAACCATGAACTTATTGATGATGATAAAGTTGTTCCAAATTATTATACTGTCTATTCGAAAATACATATTAATGAATTTGACTTCAATATCAGGAAGCAGTATGCTGTTGATGCTACTGGAAGAGAAGTAGGCTTTACACAAGAACATCCAATTAAAAACTTACCTGTCGATCTACCACAACTGAAGCATTCAACATATCATGTGGATAGAGAGTATACTTATGCTTGGAAGTCTTTTGTTGAAGAAGTTATTGGTGATATACTGCCCGTAAAACTCAAAAACGATAAGCTTAAGTGGCATGTAGTCCCATCAAGGATGATTGTTGATCTCATGGGGCTTGAGAATATGATGTATGCCATGATGGATTATCCTGAAGAGCTACATCAATTATATGAATTTATAAAAAATGATATTTTGAACTTTATAAAGTGGCAAGAAAAAGAAGGTTTACTCAGCCTCAATAATAAGAATGATTATGCAGGTGCTGGTAGTTATGGTTTTACTAATGAATTGCCATCTAATGATTTTGACAAGACCCAACTTGTAACAACTAAAGATATTTGGGTTAATATGAATTCTCAAGAATCGGTCGGTATCTCTTCCAGTATGTATGGTGAATTTATTTTCCCCTATTACCGTGACTTAGCAAAGGAATTCGGCTTAGTTTACTATGGATGCTGTGAACCCGTTCATGATATATGGGATGATTATATTAGTAAACTTCCTAACCTTCGAAAAGTGTCTGTTTCCCCTTGGTGCAATGAAGAATTCATGGGAAATGCTCTTAAAGGAGAAAATATAATCTATTCAAGAAAACCTAGCCCGAATTTTATTGGCGTAGGTCAATTTGATGAAGTTGAATTCAAAGAACATATCAGTCATACATTGAATGCTGCAAAGGGATGTCACCTTGAAATCATCTTCAGGGATATTTATACACTTTCAGGTGAAAAAGATAAACCAAGAAAAGCTGTTAAGATTCTTCGGGAATTAATTGAAGATATTTGGTAA
- a CDS encoding AraC family transcriptional regulator codes for MSFKHISSELSGGMVPCVQAVGKYICDNSYVIKRKKYNSILVIFTTDGQGCLKYKNQKYTTRKGEGFIINCNEPHVYFTGETGEWKFQWVHFKGEQSFNQVNYILDHHGPFYRDEVNGLINKKIRLMIDIAANKGVYYDILLSGYLNDIMTHLMLKTIEQNSKNIIIPPIVLNAIDMIESHYANTIGLDALAKKLFVNKYYLIRIFKRYMGITPYEYLIKYRLNQAKSLLESSSLSITEIAFSVGFSDSSYFIKVFKQHEDTTPLSYRKYWSSLQN; via the coding sequence GTGTCTTTTAAACATATATCCAGTGAATTATCAGGAGGAATGGTACCGTGTGTACAAGCGGTAGGGAAATATATTTGTGACAACTCCTATGTTATTAAACGAAAAAAATATAATAGTATACTAGTTATATTTACTACTGATGGCCAAGGGTGCCTAAAATATAAGAATCAGAAATATACAACGAGAAAAGGAGAAGGATTCATTATCAATTGTAATGAACCTCATGTCTACTTTACTGGAGAAACGGGTGAATGGAAGTTTCAATGGGTTCATTTTAAAGGGGAACAAAGCTTTAATCAGGTTAATTATATTCTTGATCATCACGGTCCATTTTATAGAGATGAAGTCAATGGCCTAATTAATAAGAAAATTAGGTTAATGATAGATATTGCTGCAAATAAAGGTGTCTATTACGACATATTATTATCGGGATACTTAAATGACATAATGACACATTTAATGTTAAAAACCATCGAACAAAATTCAAAGAATATCATTATACCTCCTATTGTACTGAATGCAATAGATATGATTGAATCCCATTATGCCAACACCATAGGATTAGATGCTCTTGCGAAGAAATTATTTGTTAATAAATATTACCTCATACGAATATTCAAGAGGTATATGGGGATTACCCCTTATGAGTATTTAATAAAATATAGGCTGAACCAAGCCAAGTCCTTATTAGAAAGCTCAAGCTTATCAATTACAGAGATTGCTTTCAGCGTAGGTTTTAGTGATTCTAGTTATTTTATAAAGGTGTTTAAACAGCATGAGGATACGACACCTTTAAGTTACCGAAAATACTGGAGTAGTCTTCAGAATTGA
- a CDS encoding BglG family transcription antiterminator — protein MKLSPRLKIILAILINQFDYITINTIANEMGLSSRTVLREIEKGGDWLSSQGVELDKRKSKGIRIIADEDKRKAIKKLLMAEETPYIYTPWERQVIATSQLLSNQEPVKLYSFTRIFDVTEGTISHDLDKVEKWLGKYEMELIRKPGLGIYLHSKEKEIRSAIVHLFNEIYKESHLLYMIKNHTFQENKKTSTKINNTLLELIATESLASIEELIRSIEESMGYKYADNAYIGLIMRIAITLHRVKKQSFIQLDPQINEEISKTKIYYFVEDWSKNLPIKHKIHISQEDISYISMHIIGAKVRDTLFDNKISMIEDYKLIKLAKKIIQIAEVETKSYLEDDEKLLIGLVRHLGPAIKRIKMNLEIQNSLLDEIKVSYPELFRATAKSVKVMEEQMNIIVPEAEIAYIATHIGAAMHHQSSAKKKKYLVAVACPNGIGASKLLASEIENEFPDIKIVSTISAIDINEDILKEMRIDFIISTIPIERISERVIVVNYILSKEDKMNIRGFKNSYLKRNYYPKKRKSINLKDKLTLLAIYSKSIIQIFNHFLLMDDVEVSDIQDLIRKVSQRIVKTEEKQRQLALDFRDREEKGATLLGEKGMMLLHCRSSVVEEIYFIVFRTKKLIEVLNKSKLKSNVNVIIVMVAPVAGNNQALEVLSEISKMIISSENFAKSIKDGVQEEIYTELSDILDNFYQDKTQL, from the coding sequence ATGAAACTAAGTCCAAGACTGAAAATCATATTAGCAATACTCATCAATCAATTTGATTATATTACAATCAATACTATTGCAAATGAAATGGGACTTAGCTCAAGAACTGTACTAAGAGAAATCGAAAAGGGTGGAGATTGGTTAAGTTCTCAAGGTGTAGAACTGGATAAGAGAAAGAGTAAAGGGATACGAATCATAGCTGATGAAGATAAGAGAAAAGCAATTAAGAAATTACTAATGGCAGAAGAAACCCCTTACATATATACACCTTGGGAAAGACAGGTAATTGCTACAAGTCAGTTACTTAGTAATCAAGAGCCTGTAAAGTTATATAGTTTTACAAGAATATTTGACGTAACTGAAGGCACTATTAGTCACGATTTAGATAAAGTTGAAAAATGGTTAGGTAAATACGAGATGGAGTTAATTAGGAAACCAGGATTAGGTATTTATCTCCATAGTAAAGAAAAAGAGATTAGAAGTGCTATCGTTCATTTATTTAATGAAATTTACAAGGAATCTCATTTACTTTATATGATTAAAAACCACACTTTCCAAGAAAACAAGAAAACCAGTACAAAAATTAATAATACTCTACTCGAATTGATTGCCACTGAAAGCTTGGCTTCTATAGAAGAGCTAATTAGAAGTATTGAGGAAAGTATGGGATATAAGTATGCAGATAATGCTTATATTGGGTTAATAATGCGCATAGCAATTACGCTTCATAGGGTAAAAAAACAATCATTTATTCAATTAGACCCTCAAATTAATGAAGAAATATCAAAAACAAAGATTTATTATTTCGTTGAAGACTGGAGTAAAAATCTACCTATAAAACATAAAATTCACATTAGTCAAGAAGATATATCTTATATTTCCATGCATATTATTGGTGCAAAAGTACGTGATACATTATTTGATAACAAAATTTCAATGATCGAAGACTATAAACTCATTAAGCTGGCTAAAAAGATCATACAGATAGCTGAGGTTGAAACAAAAAGTTATCTTGAGGATGATGAAAAACTTCTTATCGGATTAGTCAGACACTTAGGACCTGCAATTAAAAGGATAAAAATGAACTTAGAAATACAAAATTCACTATTAGATGAAATTAAAGTGAGTTATCCTGAATTGTTTAGGGCTACTGCCAAGAGCGTGAAGGTCATGGAAGAGCAGATGAATATAATTGTTCCGGAGGCTGAGATAGCATACATAGCTACGCACATTGGAGCTGCTATGCATCACCAATCATCTGCGAAGAAAAAAAAGTATTTAGTAGCAGTTGCATGCCCCAATGGCATAGGGGCGTCTAAATTATTAGCGTCTGAAATTGAGAATGAATTTCCTGATATCAAAATCGTTAGTACTATTTCGGCCATCGATATTAACGAAGATATACTTAAAGAGATGCGGATCGATTTTATCATATCCACAATTCCTATCGAAAGAATATCAGAGCGAGTAATTGTCGTTAACTACATCCTATCGAAAGAAGACAAAATGAACATTAGAGGTTTTAAGAATAGTTACTTGAAAAGAAACTATTATCCTAAAAAGAGAAAGTCGATTAATTTGAAAGATAAATTAACCTTATTAGCTATTTATAGTAAAAGTATTATACAAATATTCAATCATTTTTTATTGATGGATGATGTAGAGGTTTCTGATATTCAGGATTTGATTAGAAAAGTAAGTCAGAGGATTGTAAAAACAGAAGAAAAGCAGCGACAGTTGGCTCTTGACTTTAGAGACAGAGAGGAAAAAGGCGCTACTCTTTTAGGTGAAAAGGGTATGATGCTTCTACATTGCCGCTCATCGGTAGTAGAAGAAATTTATTTTATTGTTTTTAGAACAAAGAAGTTGATTGAAGTACTCAACAAGTCTAAGTTAAAATCCAATGTTAATGTGATTATCGTTATGGTAGCGCCAGTAGCCGGCAATAATCAAGCTCTTGAAGTGTTAAGTGAAATAAGTAAGATGATTATATCAAGTGAAAACTTTGCTAAAAGTATAAAGGATGGGGTACAAGAAGAGATCTATACTGAATTATCAGATATTCTAGATAATTTCTACCAGGACAAAACGCAGCTTTAG
- a CDS encoding PTS mannitol transporter subunit IICBA, translating to MANTVIKNSNPIVQQRIQKFGRFLSGMVMPNIGAFIAWGLITALFIPTGWLPNENLSALVGPMIINLLPLLIGYTGGKMVAGTRGGVIGAIATMGVIVGADIPMFIGAMIMGPIGGYVIKKFDELVEEKIPTGFEMLINNFSAGILGMVLALVAYLGIGPVVAGLSNALGAGVEAIVSAGLLPVSSIFIEPAKILFLNNAINHGVLSPLGIEQAAEVGKSIFFLLETNPGPGLGILLAYWVFSKGMIKQSAPGAIIIHFLGGIHEIYFPYVLMQPILLLAVIAGGASGVLTFSILGAGLVATPSPGSIFALIAMAPKGGLLPVLAGVVISTVVTFFVAAPFIKKTANKVEEDQFEEAKKKMIDLKGKKSSVVKTTVSKIIVACDAGMGSSAMGASKLRSKIKNAGLTIQVKNTAIEDIPSDADIVITHEKLTQRAEEVAPNAWHISIDDFVSTSAYDMLVKQLLSHPSSSVTHEEEINENTILKRENIKVGLASVPKEEAIKMVGQLLVNSGYVEKEYIDAMLKREEELTTYIGSGTAIPHGISDAKKNIHKTGIAIMQFPDGIEFGDEKGYLIIGIAGVGNEHLLILSNLAEVLDDQERLKELWTTKDIDFLYKQFTKQ from the coding sequence ATGGCAAATACTGTTATAAAGAATTCAAATCCAATAGTACAACAAAGAATCCAAAAGTTTGGACGATTTTTAAGTGGCATGGTTATGCCGAATATAGGAGCTTTTATTGCATGGGGATTAATTACAGCTTTGTTCATACCAACAGGGTGGTTACCAAATGAAAACCTTTCAGCTTTAGTAGGACCAATGATTATCAACCTACTGCCATTACTCATTGGTTATACAGGGGGTAAGATGGTTGCAGGTACAAGGGGAGGCGTCATTGGGGCTATAGCGACAATGGGTGTCATCGTAGGTGCAGATATTCCAATGTTTATTGGTGCAATGATTATGGGGCCAATAGGTGGTTATGTAATCAAGAAATTTGATGAACTTGTAGAAGAAAAAATTCCAACAGGTTTTGAGATGCTCATTAACAACTTCTCAGCAGGTATTCTAGGTATGGTGCTAGCCTTAGTGGCTTATTTAGGTATCGGACCAGTGGTAGCAGGTTTAAGCAATGCATTAGGAGCTGGAGTAGAAGCTATTGTTAGTGCAGGATTATTACCAGTATCCTCAATCTTTATTGAACCAGCTAAAATTCTGTTTCTAAATAATGCCATCAATCATGGTGTATTGTCACCATTAGGTATTGAGCAAGCAGCAGAAGTAGGGAAGTCAATCTTTTTCTTATTAGAAACAAACCCAGGACCAGGACTTGGCATATTATTAGCCTACTGGGTATTCTCCAAGGGCATGATCAAACAATCAGCACCAGGTGCAATTATCATCCATTTCTTAGGTGGGATACATGAAATCTATTTTCCATATGTATTAATGCAGCCTATCTTGTTATTAGCTGTTATAGCAGGTGGAGCAAGTGGTGTTTTAACGTTCAGTATACTGGGAGCAGGACTAGTGGCAACGCCATCACCAGGAAGTATTTTCGCTTTAATAGCCATGGCACCAAAAGGAGGCTTATTACCTGTATTAGCAGGTGTAGTGATATCGACAGTAGTAACTTTCTTTGTAGCAGCACCTTTTATCAAAAAAACAGCAAACAAAGTTGAAGAAGATCAATTTGAAGAAGCTAAGAAGAAAATGATTGATTTAAAAGGTAAGAAATCCAGTGTTGTCAAAACAACAGTAAGTAAAATCATTGTTGCATGTGATGCAGGAATGGGGTCAAGTGCCATGGGAGCTAGTAAGCTAAGAAGTAAAATCAAAAATGCAGGCTTAACCATTCAGGTTAAAAATACGGCTATTGAAGATATACCAAGTGATGCAGATATTGTTATTACCCATGAAAAACTGACCCAAAGAGCAGAGGAAGTAGCTCCAAATGCCTGGCACATATCTATCGATGATTTTGTAAGCACAAGTGCTTATGACATGTTAGTTAAACAACTGTTATCGCATCCATCTTCATCCGTGACTCATGAAGAAGAAATCAATGAAAATACAATTCTAAAAAGAGAAAACATTAAGGTTGGTTTAGCTAGTGTTCCTAAAGAAGAAGCAATTAAAATGGTTGGGCAGTTATTAGTGAATTCTGGATATGTTGAAAAAGAATATATTGATGCTATGTTGAAAAGAGAAGAAGAATTAACAACATATATTGGGAGTGGTACAGCTATACCACATGGTATAAGTGATGCTAAGAAAAATATTCATAAGACTGGTATTGCAATTATGCAATTTCCAGATGGAATAGAGTTTGGTGACGAAAAAGGTTATTTGATTATTGGTATTGCTGGTGTTGGGAATGAACATCTTTTAATACTATCGAATTTAGCAGAGGTATTAGATGATCAAGAGAGATTGAAAGAATTATGGACTACAAAAGATATTGATTTTCTCTATAAACAATTTACAAAGCAATAA
- a CDS encoding MATE family efflux transporter translates to MYSENEKWSSEHDWGDDSWLDQDFKLRSLLLFTIPTVLLMMFSSLYSAVDGYFVANFINENAFASINLVFPWTSFVIAIGLMIGTGGCAILSRQMGEGNAELAGRNLSLITLFTIAVGLVLIFVGTVFTEQIIGFFGATDILAPYASTYLRTLAPFAPLLLLLLSSQMFFIADGRPYFGFMIGIVGGVTNMILDFVFIAKMNMGVAGAAFATGIGYTIPSITFLLYFARTKKKNLRFMLPKWNIKVLIQSCFFGSSQMVTGLAGTITTFLFNIIILGISGEMGVAAVGVIMYAQYLFQSAFLGFSQGVSPIISFNYGANKPKRLRTVIKLSLLINLTWGVVIYILTLLGSDFIVCMYLTEGSAAYDLTLSGLRLFALSFLPQGINIFASALFTALSNGKVAAIVSFIRTLFLIVLFVLIFPRIIGENGIWLSVPFAEAVTIFVSIFVISRYRIMYKY, encoded by the coding sequence ATGTATTCAGAAAATGAAAAATGGAGTTCAGAACATGATTGGGGGGATGATTCTTGGCTTGACCAAGATTTTAAATTGAGATCACTTTTACTCTTCACTATCCCGACAGTTTTATTAATGATGTTTTCATCTCTTTACTCTGCAGTAGATGGATATTTTGTTGCAAATTTTATTAATGAAAATGCATTTGCATCTATAAACCTTGTATTTCCTTGGACTTCTTTCGTTATTGCAATTGGGTTAATGATTGGAACTGGTGGGTGTGCAATTCTATCCAGACAGATGGGGGAAGGAAATGCAGAACTTGCTGGCCGTAATCTGAGTTTGATTACTCTATTCACAATTGCTGTTGGGTTAGTTTTAATATTTGTTGGTACAGTCTTTACAGAACAAATAATTGGCTTTTTTGGCGCAACAGACATACTTGCGCCTTATGCATCAACATATCTTAGAACATTAGCACCTTTTGCCCCTTTGTTATTGTTACTCCTTTCGTCGCAAATGTTTTTCATCGCTGATGGTAGACCATATTTTGGTTTTATGATCGGTATAGTAGGTGGTGTCACAAATATGATTTTGGATTTTGTCTTTATTGCAAAGATGAATATGGGTGTGGCAGGAGCTGCATTTGCAACAGGTATAGGCTATACTATTCCTTCAATAACATTTTTGTTGTATTTTGCAAGAACTAAAAAGAAAAATTTACGCTTTATGCTTCCTAAATGGAATATAAAAGTCTTAATACAATCATGCTTTTTTGGATCATCTCAAATGGTAACCGGATTAGCTGGAACAATTACCACTTTTTTATTTAACATTATTATATTAGGAATATCAGGTGAGATGGGTGTAGCGGCTGTAGGTGTTATTATGTATGCACAGTATCTTTTCCAATCAGCATTTTTAGGGTTTTCGCAAGGTGTTTCACCTATAATAAGCTTTAATTATGGAGCGAATAAACCAAAACGTCTAAGAACAGTAATTAAGCTAAGTTTGCTGATTAATCTTACATGGGGTGTTGTAATTTATATTCTCACTCTTTTAGGGTCGGATTTCATAGTTTGTATGTATCTAACGGAAGGAAGTGCAGCATATGACCTTACATTATCAGGGTTAAGATTATTCGCACTTTCTTTTTTACCACAGGGGATAAATATTTTTGCATCAGCATTATTTACTGCATTATCTAATGGAAAGGTGGCAGCTATAGTGTCTTTTATAAGAACCCTATTTCTTATCGTGCTTTTTGTACTTATATTCCCACGCATCATTGGAGAAAATGGTATTTGGTTATCGGTGCCATTTGCAGAAGCAGTAACAATTTTTGTATCAATATTTGTTATAAGCAGATATAGAATAATGTACAAATATTAA